The Oncorhynchus masou masou isolate Uvic2021 chromosome 6, UVic_Omas_1.1, whole genome shotgun sequence genome has a window encoding:
- the LOC135542595 gene encoding rho GTPase-activating protein 6-like isoform X3, which produces MGDSVFLERHNSYLGDFTWNSLSGRSVRLTPTAIQSLSELERTWLQEVAFNRLHQDYDLGCQITIPKDGQKRKKSLRRKLDSLAKEKNKDKECIPQAFGMALSQVIANDRTQRQRQDSLRQDPPHREEHKDPSDLVSSILHFATKRSSNKELSSSNSSLSSTSETANESTSPNTPEAAPRARRRGGMSVDSITDLDDNQSRLLEALQLSLPPEAPSKKEKHRDKRLSLNPIYRQVPRLVDSCCQHLEKYGLQTVGIFRVGSSKKRVRQLREEFDRGVDVQLDEEHSVHDVAALLKEFLRDMPDPLLTKELYTAFINTMLLDCKEQRSATQLLVYLLPACNSDTLHRLLQFLSTVANHAHDSQDKDGQEVTGNKMTSLNLATIFGPNLLHKQKSSDKEFSVQSPARAEESTAVIAVLQRMIATFHSLFMVPPDLQNEVLMTLLETDPDVVDYLLRRKASQSPDVLRSEDPFSLSERRSSSDSNKVSSGELSPYDNNSPILSEHQGEGTSPGSEQYTLVRQVAGRTRDPHGSNPWVSKEEHANIWGAWHSTLKPGLMDQPYAGSHSNMSEGSSRSSQEGLDCLQGDARQVVRRTQTSLGVAECRPHPPVTRVCSSPHSKAGRPRLLLSLNPVTPPLPYPDSQSAASSAENLPQGIRHQANPSPNSAHSGPTPPPYGGLSSRLSPSASKPAQPVSPSLAAPPHQHPLQGGRPMVPQNSASPTTDSMVPMSQEWQDWQRDRWQIWQLLSSENADTLPETLV; this is translated from the exons aTGGACAGAAAAGGAAGAAGTCGCTGAGGAGGAAGTTGGACTCTTTGGCGAAAGAGAAAAACAAAGATAAAG aATGCATACCCCAGGCCTTCGGTATGGCCCTGTCCCAGGTGATCGCCAACGACCGGACCCAGAGGCAGCGCCAGGATAGCCTGCGTCAGGACCCTCCTCACAGGGAGGAGCATAAGGACCCGTCGGACCTGGTGTCGTCCATCCTGCATTTTGCCACCAAGAGGTCCAGCAATAAGGAGCTGTCCAGCAGTAACTCCTCCCTCAGCTCCACCTCGGAGACAGCTAACGAGTCCACGTCGCCCAATACGCCCGAGGCTGCCCCGCGGGCACGCAGGAGG GGGGGCATGTCGGTGGACTCCATCACAGACCTGGATGATAACCAATCCCGCCTGTTGGAGGCGCTGCAGCTGTCTCTGCCCCCTGAAGCACCCAGCAAGAAGGAGAAGCACCGGGACAAGAGGCTGAGCCTCAACCCTATCTACAGACAGGTGCCTCGCCTGGTGGACAGCTGCTGCCAGCACCTGGAGAAGTATG GTCTTCAGACGGTGGGGATATTCCGAGTGGGGAGCTCCAAGAAGAGAGTGAGGCAG CTGAGGGAGGAGTTTGACCGGGGAGTGGACGTCCAGTTGGATGAGGAGCACAGTGTCCACGACGTGGCCGCGCTGCTCAAGGAGTTCCTCAGAGACATGCCTGACCCTCTCCTCACCAAGGAGCTCTACACTGCCTTCATAAACACCATGT TGCTGGACTGTAAGGAGCAGCGGAGTGCCACCCAGCTCCTGGTTTACCTGCTGCCAGCCTGTAACAGCGACACCCTGCACCGCCTCCTGCAGTTCCTCTCTACCGTGGCGAACCACGCCCACGACAGCCAGGACAAAGACGGACAGGAG GTGACGGGGAACAAGATGACCTCTCTGAACCTGGCCACCATCTTTGGTCCCAACCTGCTCCACAAGCAGAAGAGTTCAGACAAGGAGTTCAGTGTGCAGAGTCCGGCCCGCGCAGAGGAGAGCACTGCTGTTATCGCTGTTCTCCAGAGGATGATCGCAACCTTCCACTCCCtcttcatg gtgcCCCCGGACCTGCAGAATGAGGTCCTAATGACTTTACTAGAGACTGATCCTGATGTGGTAGACTATCTGCTCAGGAGAAAGGCATCACA GAGTCCGGACGTGTTGCGATCGGAGGATCCTTTCTCCCTGAGCGAGAGGCGCTCCTCCAGTGACTCCAACAAGGTCTCCAGTGGAGAACTGTCCCCCTATGACAACAACTCCCCCATTCTGTCTGAGCACCAGGGGGAAGGGACCAGCCCAGGGTCAGAACAATACACCCTGGTGAGGCAGGTGGCAGGACGGACACGGGACCCCCATGGGTCCAATCCTTGGGTCTCAAAAG AGGAGCATGCTAATATCTGGGGAGCTTGGCATTCCACTCTGAAACCAGGGCTGATGGACCAGCCTTATGCAG GTTCCCATAGCAACATGTCAGAGGGCAGCTCACGCAGCTCCCAGGAAGGACTTGACTGTCTCCAAGGCGATGCCAGGCAGGTGGTACGACGGACACAGACCTCGCTGGGCGTGGCCGAATGCAGGCCCCATCCCCCTGTCACACGGGTCTGTAGCAGCCCTCACAGCAAGGCGGGACGGCCGCGCCTCCTACTGAGCCTCAACCCTGTGACCCCACCCCTACCGTACCCTGACAGCCAATCAGCAGCCAGCAGCGCAGAGAACCTCCCCCAGGGCATTAGACACCAGGctaaccccagccctaactcCGCCCACTCCGGTCCTACCCCTCCCCCTTACGGCGGCTTGTCCTCCAggctctccccctctgcctctaaaCCAGCccagcctgtctccccctccctcgcaGCACCCCCTCACCAGCACCCCCTGCAGGGTGGGAGGCCAATGGTGCCACAGAACTCAGCCTCCCCCACCACGGACAGCATGGTACCCATGAGCCAAGAGTGGCAGGACTGGCAGAGGGACAGATGGCAGATCTGGCAACTCCTCTCCTCGGAAAACGCAGACACACTCCCAGAGACACTGGTGTAA